The following proteins come from a genomic window of Bacillota bacterium:
- a CDS encoding secondary thiamine-phosphate synthase enzyme YjbQ, translating into MKSFRKELWFQTRERREFINITPQVQQALQESGIQEGLLLCNAMHITASVFINDDEAGLHHDLEIWLEKLAPEKPHAQYRHNGYEDNADAHLKRSVMGREVVVAVTGGRLDFGPWEQIFYGEFDGKREKRVLVKIIGE; encoded by the coding sequence ATGAAATCCTTTAGGAAAGAACTCTGGTTTCAAACCAGGGAAAGAAGGGAGTTTATCAATATTACACCCCAGGTTCAGCAGGCCCTTCAGGAGAGCGGTATTCAGGAAGGGCTACTGTTGTGCAACGCCATGCATATTACGGCCAGTGTTTTTATTAACGACGATGAAGCAGGGCTGCATCATGATCTGGAAATTTGGCTGGAGAAACTGGCACCGGAGAAGCCCCATGCGCAGTATCGACACAACGGGTATGAGGATAATGCCGATGCCCATCTCAAACGGTCGGTGATGGGCAGGGAAGTGGTGGTGGCTGTGACCGGGGGTAGGTTAGATTTTGGTCCCTGGGAGCAGATCTTTTATGGTGAATTCGATGGCAAAAGAGAAAAAAGGGTTTTAGTGAAGATTATTGGGGAATAA
- a CDS encoding type II toxin-antitoxin system VapC family toxin, protein MILIDTDICIHILCGSNKVIEERKKYPDQVAVSFMTLAELYYGAEKSANPIKNRSLIEQFLLTIDVINSDNQIMHRFGLLKASLENLSLSLADADLMIAATALEKCNLLVTGNLKHFGRIDGLLLANWIT, encoded by the coding sequence ATGATTCTGATCGATACAGATATTTGTATACATATACTGTGTGGCAGCAATAAAGTGATCGAAGAGAGAAAGAAATACCCTGATCAAGTTGCAGTATCTTTCATGACCCTGGCTGAACTATATTACGGAGCAGAAAAATCTGCGAATCCAATTAAAAATCGATCTCTCATCGAGCAGTTTTTACTTACCATAGATGTAATTAATTCCGATAATCAGATTATGCACAGGTTTGGATTACTTAAAGCATCACTTGAGAACTTAAGTTTATCTCTAGCCGACGCCGATCTTATGATTGCTGCTACTGCTCTGGAAAAATGCAACCTTTTAGTTACAGGCAATCTTAAGCATTTTGGCAGAATTGATGGTTTGCTCCTGGCCAACTGGATAACGTAA
- a CDS encoding tyrosine-type recombinase/integrase, producing MIQDLTPPIASKRNGRRDLTLLIVLYDSGARVQEVADLTVGSVRLQKPETINLKGKGKKTRIVPIMRPTAGLLQQYMIEHDLDSASKRSQPLFFNRSGNKFTRAG from the coding sequence ATAATTCAAGACCTGACCCCTCCGATTGCTTCAAAAAGAAATGGCCGTAGAGATTTAACCTTATTAATCGTTCTCTACGATAGTGGTGCACGGGTTCAAGAAGTTGCTGATTTAACAGTAGGTAGCGTTCGCCTGCAGAAACCGGAAACAATCAACTTGAAAGGCAAAGGCAAGAAAACTCGAATCGTGCCCATCATGAGGCCAACAGCCGGGTTGCTCCAGCAATACATGATTGAACATGATCTGGACAGCGCATCAAAGCGATCTCAACCACTATTCTTCAATCGCTCTGGAAACAAGTTTACACGTGCTGGTAT
- a CDS encoding alpha/beta hydrolase has product MTALKILGIIISIILVIVGVLLIVSYINHNNQLRKEAKEYPPPGNVVEINKKKMHVYAEGEGEITLVFLAGHGTSNPTLDFKPLWIRMTDKYRIVVVEKSGYGWSETSNSPRDIDTILEETRKALEFSGEKSPYVLFPHSMSGLEAIYWAQKYPDEVKAIIGLDPVTPETIDIIPEPQKIQLYFMYFISRIGLSRFMPESEVGENLPLMKSNELSEKDKNQYLAVFYKSAFTKDMLSEVNYLKDNAEVVLVNDVPANTPMYFFISEDQEMNAVGWKEALSKYLSKITIGEQMLLDTGHYVYYDKADIIAEEAKAFIEEIK; this is encoded by the coding sequence ATGACAGCATTAAAAATATTAGGCATAATCATATCTATTATATTGGTCATCGTTGGTGTATTATTGATTGTTTCTTATATTAATCATAATAATCAATTAAGAAAAGAAGCCAAAGAATACCCACCACCTGGGAACGTGGTTGAAATTAATAAGAAAAAAATGCATGTATACGCAGAAGGTGAAGGTGAAATCACACTTGTTTTTTTGGCTGGGCATGGTACCAGTAATCCAACATTGGATTTTAAACCCTTGTGGATTAGGATGACGGATAAATACAGGATTGTCGTAGTGGAAAAATCAGGTTATGGCTGGAGTGAAACATCAAATAGCCCAAGGGATATAGATACTATCCTTGAAGAAACACGGAAGGCACTGGAGTTCTCAGGAGAAAAAAGTCCATATGTACTATTTCCCCATTCCATGTCAGGCTTAGAGGCGATATACTGGGCGCAAAAATACCCTGATGAAGTAAAAGCAATTATAGGATTGGACCCAGTTACACCAGAAACTATTGACATTATACCTGAGCCTCAAAAAATACAGTTATACTTCATGTATTTTATATCAAGAATAGGTTTATCCAGATTCATGCCGGAATCTGAAGTAGGAGAGAATTTGCCTTTAATGAAGTCAAATGAATTATCAGAGAAAGATAAAAATCAATACTTAGCAGTTTTTTATAAAAGTGCATTTACAAAGGATATGTTGAGTGAAGTTAATTATTTGAAAGACAATGCTGAAGTAGTATTAGTAAATGATGTTCCTGCCAACACCCCTATGTATTTTTTCATTTCTGAGGACCAAGAGATGAACGCAGTTGGTTGGAAAGAAGCATTATCTAAATATCTTTCGAAGATAACTATTGGAGAACAGATGCTTCTCGATACTGGCCATTATGTCTATTATGATAAAGCGGATATAATTGCTGAGGAGGCTAAAGCTTTTATAGAAGAGATAAAGTAA
- a CDS encoding PLP-dependent aminotransferase family protein, whose translation MDIQDYFSDLTRQQGSRALAELFQLTERPDIISFAGGFPAPEMFLPGEAAEITRQLLVEEPSTVLGYSPTPGFSALREFLADRQSRLGMPAAASELMVTSGSLQGLDILGRVFLNRGDRIIVEAPNYLGALSTFASYDVKIDSVPVDAEGLDTARLSELLEQRRRQGSLPKLLYTVPTFQNPSGQTMSHRRRQELLTLADSYGLLIIEDNAYGELRFVGEEVPTLKALDTGGYVIYLGTFSKILSPGIRIGWIHAAAEIIERAILVRQAMDQCSNSLGQLLALEFGRRGLIEKQINKTVRLLGERARLTLDLLARDFPAGTTWTNPEGGFYTWVTLPPEIDTAQLLPHCIEKARVAYVAGVAFYAGKGGNNQMRLCYSQPGLDDIARGIPRLARALKTKF comes from the coding sequence TTGGACATTCAAGATTACTTCTCCGACCTGACACGCCAACAGGGAAGTCGTGCCCTGGCCGAACTGTTTCAATTGACAGAGCGTCCCGACATTATTTCATTTGCCGGCGGTTTTCCCGCCCCCGAAATGTTTCTACCCGGGGAGGCTGCAGAGATAACCAGGCAGTTGCTGGTAGAAGAGCCTTCTACTGTGCTCGGGTATAGTCCTACTCCTGGATTCTCTGCTTTGCGGGAGTTCCTGGCCGATCGTCAGTCACGCCTGGGCATGCCGGCAGCTGCCAGCGAGTTAATGGTGACCAGCGGTTCTCTTCAGGGACTGGATATTCTCGGGCGTGTGTTCCTGAACCGTGGTGATCGGATTATCGTTGAAGCCCCAAATTACCTTGGTGCACTGAGCACCTTTGCCTCTTATGATGTTAAGATTGATTCTGTCCCCGTCGATGCCGAAGGGCTCGACACAGCCCGGCTGTCTGAATTACTGGAGCAACGCCGGCGCCAGGGCTCCCTGCCAAAGCTGCTTTATACAGTCCCCACCTTCCAGAATCCTTCCGGTCAGACAATGTCTCACCGGCGGCGGCAGGAATTGCTGACCTTGGCCGACAGCTACGGGTTATTAATAATTGAGGATAATGCGTACGGTGAACTCCGTTTTGTCGGGGAAGAAGTACCAACCCTTAAGGCCCTGGACACTGGTGGATATGTCATCTACCTTGGCACCTTCTCTAAAATTCTTTCCCCCGGAATTCGAATCGGCTGGATTCATGCAGCGGCCGAGATCATAGAGAGGGCTATCCTGGTGCGTCAAGCTATGGATCAATGCTCGAATTCCCTCGGGCAGCTGCTGGCCCTGGAATTTGGTCGCAGAGGACTGATAGAGAAGCAAATTAACAAGACGGTCCGCCTGCTTGGGGAAAGAGCCCGGTTGACACTCGATTTGCTCGCTCGTGATTTTCCCGCCGGGACAACCTGGACAAACCCGGAAGGAGGATTTTACACCTGGGTTACTCTTCCACCTGAGATCGATACAGCGCAGCTTCTGCCTCACTGCATTGAGAAAGCCCGGGTCGCCTACGTGGCAGGGGTTGCCTTCTACGCCGGCAAAGGGGGCAATAATCAGATGCGGCTCTGCTACTCGCAGCCTGGTTTGGACGACATTGCCCGGGGAATACCACGACTGGCAAGAGCTTTGAAAACAAAATTTTAG
- a CDS encoding reductive dehalogenase → MKNARFTLKLDFKVKVVEQPVYSRPPYGIDSNLSRFDEREAAFYSSRFTDEMMGGQSWRDRMAFVAAEKMLKTASGYTQLDYALNEASWRSYHPYNQSSLMDWVDAPEIRKPIEKDLAERGCKWRGRAAQNSVIVKQVARYFGAAAVGVTALNESWFYSHDRDGLPILFSKQVEFPKINSKGRFIPSPSNRVVVMLVAQDRELARFSPSALAGTAVGHGYSKMAETVSKMAVFIRGLGYSAIPMGNDTSLSIPIAVDAGLGEPGRHGLLLNPEYGSLVRICKVLTDLPLETDRPITFGAAEICRNCTICADNCPARAISFDSDPTYETVCASNNKGIKRWPVNSWSCLKYWANNGTDCGICQAVCPFSRTTAVGLRLNDPQDWWNIQLDVTG, encoded by the coding sequence TTGAAAAATGCTCGGTTTACACTAAAATTGGATTTTAAGGTTAAAGTTGTCGAACAGCCTGTCTACAGCAGGCCACCTTATGGAATTGATAGCAACCTGAGCCGATTTGATGAAAGGGAAGCGGCTTTTTACAGTTCGCGTTTTACAGATGAAATGATGGGTGGTCAAAGCTGGCGTGACCGGATGGCTTTCGTTGCCGCCGAGAAAATGCTCAAAACTGCTTCCGGCTATACCCAGCTTGATTATGCGCTAAATGAGGCCTCCTGGCGATCTTATCACCCCTATAATCAATCTTCCCTGATGGATTGGGTTGACGCTCCGGAAATCCGCAAGCCAATCGAAAAGGATCTGGCAGAACGAGGTTGTAAGTGGAGGGGTAGAGCTGCACAGAACAGCGTAATAGTAAAGCAGGTAGCTCGCTATTTTGGCGCCGCCGCGGTGGGCGTTACCGCCTTAAATGAATCATGGTTTTATTCACATGATCGCGACGGGTTGCCAATATTATTTTCAAAACAGGTGGAATTCCCAAAAATAAACTCAAAAGGCCGGTTTATCCCCTCACCATCAAATCGGGTAGTTGTGATGCTGGTTGCCCAGGACCGGGAACTGGCCCGGTTTAGTCCTTCAGCGCTGGCTGGTACAGCTGTAGGACATGGATATTCAAAGATGGCCGAAACAGTTTCAAAAATGGCGGTTTTTATCAGGGGACTTGGTTACAGCGCCATTCCCATGGGAAACGATACCAGCCTGAGTATTCCCATAGCTGTTGATGCCGGCCTGGGTGAGCCCGGCAGGCACGGGCTTTTGCTAAATCCGGAGTATGGCTCTCTCGTGCGAATCTGCAAGGTCTTAACCGACTTACCGCTGGAAACAGATCGTCCGATTACTTTTGGTGCAGCAGAGATCTGCCGAAACTGTACTATCTGTGCAGATAACTGCCCTGCCCGGGCGATTTCATTTGATAGTGATCCTACTTATGAAACCGTTTGCGCCTCAAACAATAAGGGTATTAAAAGGTGGCCGGTAAACAGCTGGTCTTGCTTAAAATATTGGGCCAACAACGGCACTGACTGCGGCATTTGTCAGGCGGTTTGCCCCTTTAGCCGCACGACTGCAGTTGGCCTGAGGCTGAACGACCCGCAAGATTGGTGGAACATCCAGCTAGATGTAACTGGTTGA